The proteins below are encoded in one region of Syngnathus acus chromosome 2, fSynAcu1.2, whole genome shotgun sequence:
- the f2 gene encoding prothrombin translates to MAGPAALLLLFLLHGCLTEHVFLNSQRASEVLIRTRRANQLFEEVKPGNLERECIEEICDHEEAREVFEEPDKTEVFWQKYLDCKGTTLLRTQTNIDLVKDCIKGQCISGKGLNYEGDVHITKSGRLCQRWSSGFPHPIIREFNASEPDSILKENFCRNPDGRDEGPWCFTQDPMVPKETCTVPICGQTFVPPTVAPAPKSARDCTLDNGVDYTGDLAVTMGGHTCLQWSLPEVKKLSQGKDFLPEVSLEGNKCRNPDNDPEGPWCYIQRKENVTVDYCNFHLCEEELIDYESPPQSAGRERSIGAPARKAFFNPRSFGKGETVCGERPLFEKQYKEDANEKQLLESYQQQRIVGGTDAEVSSAPWQVMLYKRSPQELLCGASLISDQWILTAAHCILYPPWNKNFTNNDILVRLGKHNRAKFERNIEKIVAIDQIIVHPKYDWRVNLNRDIALLHMRRPIVFTDQIHPVCLPNKKVAKMLMNAGFKGRVTGWGNLREAWSSSGRDLPTVLQQIHLPIADQSICKSSTSVRITDNMFCAGYKPEDSERGDACEGDSGGPFVMKHPEENRWYQIGIVSWGEGCDRDGKYGFFTHVFRMSRWMRKVIQNSNDED, encoded by the exons ATGGCGGGACCAGCGGCTCTTCTACTTTTGTTCCTGCTGCATGGCTGTCTGACGGAACATG TTTTTCTCAACAGCCAGCGGGCCTCAGAGGTTCTGATCCGAACACGACGAGCAAACCAGCTGTTTGAGGAGGTGAAACCAG GGAACCTGGAGAGAGAATGCATCGAGGAAATCTGTGACCACGAAGAGGCCAGAGAAGTGTTTGAGGAGCCAGACAAAACA GAAGTCTTCTGGCAGAAATATCTGG ACTGCAAGGGAACAACACTGCTACGAACACAGACCAACATCGACTTGGTCAAAGATTGTATCAAAG GTCAGTGTATTTCCGGCAAAGGCCTCAACTATGAAGGAGACGTCCACATCACAAAATCTGGTAGACTCTGTCAAAGATGGAGTAGCGGATTCCCGCATCCCATAATAAG gGAATTCAACGCTTCAGAACCAGACAGCATCCTGAAGGAGAACTTCTGTCGGAACCCAGACGGACGAGATGAAGGACCCTGGTGTTTCACTCAGGACCCAATGGTGCCGAAAGAGACCTGCACGGTTCCAATATGTG GGCAAACCTTTGTCCCCCCCACTGTGGCCCCTGCACCAAAAAGTGCGAGGGACTGTACACTGGATAATGGCGTGGACTACACCGGTGACCTGGCCGTGACCATGGGAGGCCACACCTGCCTGCAATGGTCCCTTCCAGAAGTCAAGAAGCTGAGCCAGGGCAAAGACTTTTTACCCGAAGTCAGTCTGGAGGGCAACAAGTGTCGTAATCCTGACAACGACCCAGAAGGCCCATGGTGCTATATTCAGCGAAAGGAGAATGTGACAGTGGATTACTGCAATTTCCATCTGTGTG AAGAAGAACTGATTGACTATGAGTCGCCGCCACAGTCTGCTGGTCGCGAGCGCTCTATCGGCGCACCTGCCAGGAAGGCATTTTTTAACCCTCGTTCGTTTGGGAAAGGGGAGACCG TGTGTGGAGAGAGGCCCCTGTTTGAAAAGCAGTACAAGGAAGATGCCAATGAAAAGCAGCTGCTGGAATCATACCAACAGCAACGCATCGTTGGGGGTACCGATGCCGAGGTGTCCTCAGCGCCATG GCAAGTCATGCTGTACAAGCGAAGCCCTCAGGAGTTGTTGTGTGGCGCAAGTCTTATCAGCGACCAGTGGATCCTCACAGCCGCTCATTGCATCCTATATCCTCCCTGGAACAAGAACTTCACCAACAACGACATCTTGGTGCGCTTGGGCAAACACAACAGGGCCAA GTTTGAACGTAACATTGAGAAGATTGTGGCGATTGACCAAATCATCGTCCACCCGAAGTACGACTGGAGGGTGAATCTGAACCGAGACATCGCACTACTGCACATGAGGAGGCCGATCGTCTTCACTGACCAGATCCACCCCGTCTGCTTGCCCAACAAGAAGGTGGCCAAAAT GCTGATGAATGCAGGATTCAAAGGTCGAGTGACCGGCTGGGGAAACCTGAGGGAAGCCTGGAGCTCGTCTGGGAGAGACTTGCCGACGGTTCTTCAGCAAATCCATCTGCCCATCGCCGATCAGAGCATCTGCAAAAGCTCCACGAGCGTCAGGATCACTGACAACATGTTCTGCGCTG GATACAAACCTGAAGACTCAGAGCGAGGTGACGCCTGCGAGGGTGACAGTGGTGGACCCTTTGTGATGAAG CATCCGGAAGAAAACCGTTGG